In the Kribbella sp. NBC_00482 genome, one interval contains:
- a CDS encoding GH92 family glycosyl hydrolase has product MTPAHATSSAASEQPVISGSSYFTSFEPGQPQPGYTDAVETGPDGKPRTDGVRGPTPTGIGGREMDKVTKVTANGENTGGGEIATNVADGDKFTKWLVFEPTGWLVYQTSAPVVIKKYALTSANDADGRDPQNWTISGSNDGTTWTTLDTQTGQSFENRFQTKEYSFANDTAYTYFKLDITLNHGENIVQLADWYLSNGAPLPPPGPVAESRLDSGPTSAYNARARVGFTGVKSFRYAGHQDAEGRGYTWNKVSDVDLKVGKDTRISYKIFPEHVEGDLSYPSTYAALDLAFSDGTYLSDLKAKDHHGFELSPRGQGDSKALYTNQWNNVEADLGKVAAGKTIKRILVGYDKPSGPAEFRGWIDDVRIAAAINPDRAAQKTAAKHPSDLALTTRGTNATGGFSRGNNFPATAVPHGFNFWTPVTNAGSTSWLYDYAKGNNEANKPTMQALSISHEPSPWMGDRQTFQVMPSTAATPTADRKARAWSFSHDNEIARPYYYGVTFDNGNAAEIAPTDHAAMLRFSFPAGKASLIFDNVNNSGGLTLDPATGVVTGYSDIKSGLSTGAGRLFVYGVVDQKVIASGKLSDGGGANVGGYYTFDAKTTQVQLRLATSLIGTEQARKNLELELPAGSKFGKVKDAAQAAWDTKLRTIEVEGATADQLTTLYSNLYRLFLYPNNGSENTGTKDKPVITYASPTSPKVGTDTPTTTGSKIVAGQTYVNNGFWDTYRTVWPAYSLFAQDEAADLVNGFVQQYKDGGWISRWSSPGYANLMVGTSSDVAFADAYLKGIKGIDIQAMYDAAVKNASVVPPSQNVGRKGMDLSTFNGYTANTTGEGFSWSMDGYINDYGIANMSKALYDKAKKNDPRKQEYLDNYKYFLNRARNYVTLYDPTVGFFQGKGPDGVWGNSPSTFDPRDWGHDYTETNAWNMAFSTPQDGAGLAAIYGGRDGLAKKLDEFFSTPEDALHTGGYGGTIHEMLEARDVRMGQYGHSNQPSHHITYMYDVAGQPWKTQALVREALSRLYTGSEIGQGYPGDEDNGEMSAWYLFSSLGLYPLQVGSPSYAIGSPLFTKATVQLAGGKKLVISAPQNSSRNVYVKSVRVNGKNWSSTALPHDLIANGGKIEFEMTDQPTKWGTGRNDAPPSITKPGEDPTTWRDSTSDTGAVIGAGGADVSALIDNDSKTQVTLTGAQPTVTVALPQGRPVGMYTLTSGATGTAPSAWTLEGSNDGTTWTTVDRRTGESWAWASYTRSFTISAPKAYTQYRLVLAPAAGADGVTLSEIELLGTLKGVETGTHPSDKRVAETKPSPTPSQSIDRNYG; this is encoded by the coding sequence ATGACGCCAGCCCATGCCACGTCATCTGCTGCCTCGGAGCAGCCGGTGATCAGCGGTTCGTCGTACTTCACCTCGTTCGAGCCAGGCCAGCCGCAGCCGGGCTACACCGACGCCGTCGAGACCGGCCCGGACGGGAAACCGCGCACCGACGGGGTCCGCGGCCCGACGCCGACCGGGATCGGCGGCAGGGAGATGGACAAGGTCACCAAGGTAACCGCGAACGGCGAGAACACCGGTGGCGGCGAGATCGCCACGAACGTCGCCGACGGTGACAAGTTCACCAAGTGGCTGGTGTTCGAGCCGACCGGCTGGCTGGTCTACCAGACCTCGGCCCCGGTGGTGATCAAGAAGTACGCGCTGACCTCGGCGAACGACGCGGATGGCCGCGACCCGCAGAACTGGACCATCTCAGGTTCGAACGACGGCACCACGTGGACCACGCTGGACACCCAGACCGGTCAGAGCTTCGAGAACCGGTTCCAGACCAAGGAGTACAGCTTCGCCAACGACACGGCGTACACGTACTTCAAGCTGGACATCACGCTGAACCACGGCGAGAACATCGTCCAGCTAGCCGACTGGTACCTGTCGAACGGCGCCCCGCTGCCGCCACCCGGCCCGGTCGCCGAGTCGCGCCTCGACTCCGGACCGACCAGCGCCTACAACGCTCGTGCCCGCGTCGGCTTCACCGGCGTCAAGTCCTTCCGGTACGCCGGGCACCAGGACGCCGAGGGCCGTGGGTACACGTGGAACAAGGTGTCCGACGTCGACCTGAAGGTGGGCAAGGACACCCGCATCTCGTACAAGATCTTCCCGGAGCACGTCGAGGGCGATCTCAGCTACCCGAGCACGTACGCCGCGCTCGACCTGGCGTTCTCCGACGGCACCTACCTGAGCGATCTGAAGGCCAAGGACCACCACGGCTTCGAGCTCAGCCCACGCGGCCAGGGCGACTCCAAGGCGCTCTACACGAACCAGTGGAACAACGTCGAGGCCGACCTCGGCAAGGTTGCCGCCGGCAAGACGATCAAGCGGATCCTGGTCGGGTACGACAAGCCGTCCGGGCCGGCCGAGTTCCGCGGCTGGATCGACGACGTCCGGATCGCCGCGGCCATCAACCCGGACCGCGCGGCGCAGAAGACCGCGGCCAAGCACCCGTCGGACCTCGCGCTGACCACCCGCGGCACGAACGCCACCGGCGGTTTCTCGCGGGGCAACAATTTCCCGGCGACCGCCGTACCGCACGGCTTCAACTTCTGGACGCCGGTGACGAACGCCGGATCCACGTCCTGGCTGTACGACTACGCCAAGGGCAACAACGAGGCGAACAAGCCGACCATGCAGGCGCTGTCGATCAGTCACGAGCCGAGCCCGTGGATGGGTGACCGGCAGACGTTCCAGGTGATGCCGTCCACGGCCGCCACCCCGACCGCGGACCGGAAGGCTCGTGCCTGGTCGTTCAGCCACGACAACGAGATCGCCCGTCCGTACTACTACGGCGTCACGTTCGACAACGGCAACGCGGCCGAGATCGCGCCGACCGACCACGCCGCGATGCTGCGGTTCAGCTTCCCGGCCGGCAAGGCGTCGCTGATCTTCGACAACGTGAACAACAGCGGCGGGCTGACGCTCGACCCGGCGACCGGCGTGGTCACGGGATACAGCGACATCAAGAGCGGCCTGTCCACCGGCGCTGGCCGGCTCTTCGTGTACGGCGTCGTGGACCAGAAGGTGATTGCCTCGGGCAAGCTGTCCGACGGCGGTGGCGCGAACGTCGGCGGGTACTACACCTTCGACGCCAAGACCACCCAGGTACAGCTGCGGCTCGCCACGTCGCTGATCGGCACCGAGCAGGCTCGCAAGAACCTGGAGCTGGAGCTTCCCGCGGGATCGAAGTTCGGCAAGGTCAAGGATGCCGCGCAGGCCGCGTGGGACACCAAGCTGCGGACGATCGAGGTCGAGGGTGCGACGGCCGACCAGCTGACCACGCTGTACTCGAACCTCTACCGGCTGTTCCTCTACCCGAACAACGGCTCCGAGAACACCGGAACCAAGGACAAGCCGGTCATCACCTACGCGTCGCCGACCTCGCCGAAGGTGGGCACCGACACCCCGACCACGACCGGTTCGAAGATCGTGGCCGGCCAGACGTACGTGAACAACGGGTTCTGGGACACGTACCGCACGGTGTGGCCGGCGTACTCGCTGTTCGCACAGGACGAGGCGGCGGATCTGGTCAACGGATTCGTCCAGCAGTACAAGGACGGCGGCTGGATCTCCCGCTGGTCCTCCCCCGGCTACGCGAACCTGATGGTCGGTACGTCGTCCGACGTCGCCTTCGCGGACGCGTACCTCAAGGGCATCAAGGGGATCGACATCCAGGCGATGTACGACGCGGCGGTCAAGAACGCGTCCGTCGTACCGCCGTCGCAGAACGTCGGCCGCAAGGGCATGGACCTGTCCACGTTCAACGGCTACACGGCCAACACCACCGGTGAGGGCTTCAGCTGGTCGATGGACGGCTACATCAACGACTACGGCATCGCGAACATGTCGAAGGCCCTGTACGACAAGGCGAAGAAGAACGACCCGCGCAAGCAGGAGTACCTGGACAACTACAAGTACTTCCTGAACCGGGCCCGCAACTACGTCACGCTCTACGACCCGACGGTCGGCTTCTTCCAGGGCAAGGGCCCGGACGGTGTCTGGGGCAACTCCCCGAGCACCTTCGACCCGCGCGACTGGGGCCACGACTACACCGAGACGAACGCGTGGAACATGGCGTTCTCCACGCCCCAGGACGGGGCCGGCCTGGCCGCGATCTACGGCGGCCGGGACGGTCTGGCGAAGAAGCTCGACGAGTTCTTCAGTACGCCGGAAGACGCGTTGCACACCGGCGGGTACGGCGGCACGATCCACGAGATGCTCGAGGCGCGTGACGTCCGGATGGGGCAGTACGGCCACAGCAACCAGCCGTCGCACCACATCACCTACATGTACGACGTGGCGGGGCAGCCGTGGAAGACGCAGGCTCTCGTACGTGAGGCGTTGTCGCGGTTGTACACCGGCTCGGAGATCGGGCAGGGGTACCCGGGCGATGAGGACAACGGCGAGATGTCGGCGTGGTACCTGTTCAGCTCGCTCGGCCTCTACCCGTTGCAGGTCGGTTCACCGTCGTACGCGATCGGCTCTCCGCTGTTCACCAAGGCGACGGTCCAGCTGGCCGGCGGCAAGAAGCTGGTGATCAGCGCACCGCAGAACTCCTCTCGCAACGTCTATGTGAAGAGCGTTCGCGTCAACGGCAAGAACTGGAGCTCGACCGCGTTGCCGCACGACCTGATCGCGAACGGCGGCAAGATCGAGTTCGAGATGACCGACCAGCCGACCAAGTGGGGCACCGGCCGTAACGATGCCCCGCCGTCGATCACCAAGCCGGGTGAGGACCCGACGACCTGGCGGGACTCGACCTCTGACACCGGCGCCGTGATCGGTGCGGGTGGCGCGGACGTCTCCGCGCTGATCGACAACGACTCGAAGACACAGGTCACGCTGACCGGTGCCCAGCCGACAGTCACGGTCGCCCTGCCACAGGGTCGTCCGGTCGGCATGTACACGCTCACAAGCGGTGCGACCGGCACAGCTCCGTCGGCGTGGACACTGGAGGGCTCGAACGACGGTACGACGTGGACGACAGTCGACCGCCGTACCGGGGAGAGCTGGGCGTGGGCGTCGTACACGAGGTCCTTCACCATCAGCGCGCCCAAGGCGTACACGCAATACCGGCTGGTGCTCGCCCCTGCGGCGGGCGCCGACGGCGTGACGCTGTCCGAGATCGAACTGCTCGGCACGCTGAAGGGCGTCGAGACCGGCACGCACCCGAGCGACAAGCGCGTCGCCGAGACCAAGCCGAGCCCGACTCCGTCCCAGTCGATCGACCGCAACTACGGCTAG
- a CDS encoding mannosyltransferase family protein, whose protein sequence is MPTPPAREVLGWWMVTRVALFVLSLSAPLMFNRGSDYPNVWKAWLQWDVWHLQAVAQFGYNHGEPSGAPLAAFFPGFPLLVRLVSYTGIGYVAAGIVVSAVASAVAGVYLARLAQYEFPELKGIGPNAAMIWYGAPVGVFLAAGYTEALFCAFAFPAWLAARQGRWARAAVFVALASTVRVSGLFLIFALLVEFVTSKKRDWLSLPWLALPFVPVLGFMAYLKQIHGSWFAWQDAQEKGWAREFTWPWISLMHTFEAASKGHFPADRSDWTWMFRAELVTLFVGLVLLAWLFWRRSWGEAAWVAATIGAFCTSFWIYSLTRATLLMWPLWIGLAVLARRRPWIGRLYLAVAIPLAAIWAAGFFTGRWSG, encoded by the coding sequence ATGCCGACGCCGCCGGCTCGGGAGGTGCTCGGGTGGTGGATGGTCACCCGGGTCGCGCTGTTCGTGCTGTCGCTCTCCGCGCCGCTCATGTTCAACCGGGGCAGCGACTACCCGAACGTGTGGAAGGCCTGGCTGCAGTGGGACGTCTGGCACCTGCAGGCGGTCGCCCAGTTCGGCTACAACCACGGTGAGCCGTCCGGTGCGCCGCTCGCCGCGTTCTTCCCCGGCTTCCCGTTGCTGGTCCGGCTGGTCAGCTACACAGGCATCGGCTACGTTGCCGCGGGCATCGTGGTGTCGGCAGTCGCCAGCGCCGTGGCGGGCGTGTACCTCGCGCGCCTGGCGCAGTACGAGTTCCCGGAGCTGAAGGGCATCGGGCCGAACGCCGCCATGATCTGGTACGGCGCCCCGGTCGGAGTGTTCCTCGCCGCCGGGTACACCGAGGCGCTGTTCTGCGCCTTCGCGTTCCCCGCCTGGCTGGCCGCGCGGCAGGGGCGCTGGGCACGCGCCGCCGTCTTCGTCGCGCTGGCGTCCACAGTGCGGGTGTCCGGGCTCTTCCTGATCTTCGCGCTGCTCGTCGAGTTCGTCACCTCGAAGAAGCGTGACTGGCTGTCGCTGCCGTGGCTGGCGTTGCCCTTCGTGCCGGTGCTCGGCTTCATGGCGTACCTGAAGCAGATCCACGGCTCCTGGTTCGCCTGGCAGGACGCGCAGGAGAAGGGCTGGGCGCGGGAGTTTACCTGGCCGTGGATCTCGCTGATGCACACGTTCGAGGCCGCGAGCAAGGGCCACTTCCCGGCGGACCGCAGCGACTGGACCTGGATGTTCCGAGCCGAACTGGTCACGCTGTTCGTCGGACTGGTGCTGCTCGCCTGGCTGTTCTGGCGCCGCTCCTGGGGTGAGGCAGCCTGGGTCGCCGCCACGATCGGTGCGTTCTGTACGTCGTTCTGGATCTACTCACTCACCCGGGCCACCCTGCTGATGTGGCCGCTGTGGATCGGCCTCGCGGTCCTGGCCAGACGCAGACCGTGGATCGGCCGCCTCTACCTGGCCGTGGCGATACCCCTGGCGGCCATCTGGGCGGCCGGCTTCTTCACCGGCCGCTGGTCGGGCTGA